Proteins encoded by one window of Vitis riparia cultivar Riparia Gloire de Montpellier isolate 1030 chromosome 11, EGFV_Vit.rip_1.0, whole genome shotgun sequence:
- the LOC117924939 gene encoding transcription factor MYB3R-1-like isoform X4, which yields MFCGPCSGGSCNQRAIKICSFNHLSRNNGKYDDSRVKRAEVLVSTSEGNGDSFQKMRALHGRTTGPTRRSTKGQWTAEEDDLLCRAVQRFKGKNWKKIAECFKDRTDVQCLHRWQKVLNPELIKGPWSKEEDEIIIELVNKYGPKKWSTIAQALPGRIGKQCRERWHNHLNPAINKEAWTQEEELALIHAHQIYGNKWAELTKFLPGRTDNAIKNHWNSSVKKKLESYLASGLLAQFQGLSYVGNPNPSSSFKMQNNGDNTGQLYVAIAEETSECSQGSNVINCSQSEPDTENMAINATENFKTTEDSGERKDHNNFGTSCSTSLEESAVLEIHHMDALFDQQLLCEIGTSESKDCQFSSHELPSASLLDVSRESPGLSGTPEYCISLNGSHDTGPTLLQSSVGFKSSASTENILIDSDKLEHLLISENDYSEITLSEAVIHGNFRCVNAANLSNNIDSDGGTSSLHCQSDLQSSATTGSLALESYITQGNVLGQTLELEIFTSSCNDFIDIDSPDGETDKAGDHLKLDKAKNAPKLVPVDIFSLANAESMGTLPSMDDNKSQHLKSDGKKDASGLAPVDLLSSENSDSTQAHPSMDNNTTVLVEEKNSRALFYEPPRFPRLDIPFVSCDLMASGSDMQQEYSPFGIRQLLIPSMNFSTPCSLQDSPCRGGTPDSILKNAAKSFTSTPSILKKRPREVVSPSEQARGEKNPERETNQLGLFCANDFPSLDVIFYENGPCNPSLSSTERNSLSPYYKKVNLDHDFEEGKEGIANSESRVSEKGKVKQGTIVFGAKAKCEVDTTSQTHSGVLVECNKNDQLISSHDRDEYQTSGAMGAGALSSGTKDSRKLDTASNQSGLLESSSGKQPLSSFLPSAVCAKKNERHVVPVTSSQCTQSSNLLEITFENAGSDGDIQSFNIFGDTPGIKRGIESPSAWKSPWFMNSFLPGPRIDTDVTTEDLEYFMSPGMRSYDAIGLMRQMNEHTAAAFTNAREILASDDPEMPSKTKLSSNQSSSPETNDFPHNEQENKVPGVLTERRVLDFSGCGTPGKGTEKKKFSGFGATVSFSSPSSYLLKSCR from the exons ATGTTTTGTGGACCTTGTTCTGGAGGGAGTTGTAATCAAAGAGCAATTAAGATATGCAGTTTCAACCATTTATCAAGGAACAATGGCAAGTATGATGACAGCAGGGTCAAGAGAGCTGAAGTCTTAGTCTCTACTTCTGAGGGGAATGGTGATAGTTTTCAAAAGATGAGGGCTTTGCATGG GAGGACTACTGGCCCTACAAGGCGATCAACAAAGGGACAGTGGACAGCTGAAGAG GATGACTTACTGTGCAGGGCAGTCCAACGattcaaaggaaaaaattggaaaaaaatag CTGAATGTTTCAAGGATCGGACCGATGTTCAGTGTTTGCACAGGTGGCAGAAAGTCTTAAATCCTGAACTCATCAAAGGTCCATGGTCTAAAGAG GAGGATGAGATAATAATTGAGTTGGTGAATAAGTATGGGCCAAAGAAGTGGTCAACTATTGCACAAGCATTACCTGGACGAATTGGAAAGCAATGTCGGGAAAG GTGGCACAATCATCTAAATCCTGCCATAAACAAGGAAGCATGGACTCAAGAAGAGGAACTGGCTTTAATTCATGCTCATCAAATTTATGGGAACAAGTGGGCCGAGTTAACAAAATTCTTGCCTGGAAG GACAGACAATGCAATAAAAAATCACTGGAACAGCTCAGTAAAAAAGAAGTTGGAATCTTATTTGGCATCAGGTTTACTTGCACAGTTCCAAGGTTTGTCTTATGTGGGAAACCCAAACCCTTCATCCTCTTTCAAGATGCAAAACAATGGAGATAATACTGGCCAATTATATGTGGCAATAGCAGAAGAAACTTCAGAATGTAGTCAGGGATCAAATGTTATCAATTGCTCCCAATCTGAGCCTGATACAGAAAATATGGCTATAAATGCAACAGAGAATTTTAAGACGACTGAGGATTCCGGTGAAAGGAAGGACCACAATAATTTTGGTACATCATGTTCCACGTCTCTGGAAGAATCTGCTGTCCTAGAAATACATCACATGGATGCTCTTTTTGACCAACAACTGTTGTGTGAGATTGGAACTTCTGAAAGTAAGGATTGCCAATTTAGTTCCCATGAATTACCTAGTGCCTCTTTGTTAGATGTGTCACGGGAGTCACCAGGACTTTCTGGAACACCAGAATATTGCATCAGTTTGAATGGAAGCCATGACACAGGACCTACTCTGTTACAAAGCTCTGTTGGGTTCAAATCTTCCGCTTCAACAGAAAATATCCTTATTGATTCTGATAAACTGGAGCACCTATTGATATCTGAGAATGATTACTCTGAGATTACGCTCTCAGAAGCAGTGATCCATGGAAACTTTCGTTGTGTAAATGCAGCAAATTTGTCCAATAATATTGACTCGGATGGGGGGACAAGTTCATTACATTGCCAGTCTGATTTGCAGAGCTCTGCAACCACTGGATCTTTAGCTTTGGAGTCATATATCACTCAGGGCAATGTCTTAGGACAAACTCTGGAATTGGAGATCTTTACAAGTTCTTGCAATGACTTCATTGACATTGATTCTCCAGACGGTGAAACAGATAAAGCAGGTGACCATCTGAAACTAGATAAGGCAAAGAATGCTCCAAAACTGGTTCCTGTAGATATATTTAGTTTAGCAAATGCAGAATCTATGGGAACCCTTCCCTCCATGGATGACAACAAAAGCCAGCATCTAAAGTCAGATGGGAAAAAGGATGCTTCAGGGCTGGCTCCTGTGGATCTGTTAAGCTCAGAAAATTCAGATTCTACACAAGCCCATCCCTCTATGGATAACAACACCACAGTACTCGTAGAAGAAAAGAATTCAAGAGCTCTATTTTATGAGCCCCCTCGTTTTCCAAGATTAGATATTCCCTTTGTAAGCTGTGATCTCATGGCATCTGGTAGTGATATGCAGCAAGAATATAGTCCATTTGGGATTCGTCAACTATTGATACCCTCAATGAACTTCTCCACACCATGCAGTTTACAGGATTCACCATGTAGGGGCGGTACTCCAGATTCCATATTAAAGAATGCTGCTAAAAGCTTCACATCAACACCTTCCATATTGAAAAAACGACCACGTGAAGTTGTGTCACCTTCTGAACAAGCAAGAGGAGAGAAAAACCCTGAGAGGGAGACAAATCAGCTGGGCCTATTCTGTGCCAACGATTTTCCTTCTCtagatgttattttttatgagaatGGGCCTTGCAATCCATCCTTATCTTCTACAGAGAGGAATTCCCTTTCTCCTTATTACAAGAAAGTAAATTTAGATCATGATTTTGAAGAGGGGAAAGAGGGCATTGCAAATTCAGAGAGCAGAGTTTCAGAGAAAGGCAAGGTTAAGCAGGGGACCATTGTCTTTGGTGCTAAGGCCAAGTGTGAGGTGGATACTACTTCCCAAACC CATTCAGGAGTTCTTGTTGAATGTAACAAGAATGATCAGCTAATTTCCTCTCATGATAGAGATGAATATCAAACAAGTGGAGCCATGGGTGCTGGAGCTTTAAGCTCTGGAACTAAGGATTCTAGAAAGTTGGACACTGCATCCAATCAGAGTGGCCTTTTAGAATCTTCATCTGGGAAGCAGCCTCTTTCTAGCTTTCTCCCTTCTGCAGTCTgtgcaaagaaaaatgagaggCATGTAGTTCCAGTCACATCTTCACAATGCACTCAATCATCAAACTTGCTAgaaattacatttgaaaatgcaGGGAGTGATGGTGATATTCAAAGTTTTAACAT ATTTGGTGACACCCCAGGTATTAAAAGAGGAATTGAATCTCCATCAGCATGGAAGTCTCCTTGGTTTATGAACTCTTTTCTCCCTGGACCAAGAATTGATACAGACGTGACAACTGAG GACCTGGAATATTTCATGAGTCCTGGGATGAGAAGTTATGATGCCATAGGATTGATGAGACAGATGAATGAACACACTGCAGCTGCATTCACCAATGCACGAGAAATTTTGGCCAGTGATGATCCTGAAATGCCCTCTAAAACAAAACTCTCTAGTAACCAAAGTTCATCGCCAGAGACCAATGATTTTCCTCATAATGAGCAGGAGAATAAGGTTCCTGGTGTCTTG ACGGAGAGGCGAGTTCTTGATTTCAGTGGATGTGGAACACCTGGGAAGGGAACAGAGAAGAAGAAATTCTCAGGTTTTGGGGCTACAGTAAGCTTTTCAAGTCCCTCATCCTATCTATTGAAAAGTTGCAGGTAG